A window of Zingiber officinale cultivar Zhangliang chromosome 5A, Zo_v1.1, whole genome shotgun sequence contains these coding sequences:
- the LOC121980708 gene encoding 40S ribosomal protein S17-like produces MGRVRTKTVKKSSRQVIERYYSRMTLDFHINKKILEEVAIIPSKRLRNKIAGFSTHLMRRIQRGPVRGISLKLQEEERERRMDFVPDESAIKVDHIEVDKETLDMLASLGMPDLPGVEKQADAPAPPAFPSRPGGGGYGRRP; encoded by the coding sequence ATGGGCCGCGTCCGGACTAAGACGGTGAAGAAGTCCTCCCGACAGGTCATCGAGCGCTACTACTCGAGGATGACCCTCGACTTCCACATCAACAAGAAGATCCTGGAGGAGGTGGCCATCATCCCCTCCAAGCGGCTTCGCAACAAGATCGCCGGGTTCAGCACCCACCTGATGCGCCGGATCCAGCGCGGCCCTGTCCGCGGCATCTCCCTCAAGCTCCAGGAGGAGGAGCGCGAGCGCCGCATGGATTTCGTGCCGGACGAATCCGCCATCAAGGTCGATCACATCGAGGTCGACAAGGAGACCCTCGACATGCTCGCGTCGCTCGGCATGCCGGACCTCCCCGGCGTCGAGAAGCAGGCGGATGCCCCTGCGCCACCCGCCTTCCCGTCTCGCCCTGGTGGTGGTGGTTACGGCCGCAGGCCATGA
- the LOC121979690 gene encoding uncharacterized protein LOC121979690, producing the protein MDPILVYAAGPWTLTEKDLLLLTQIEEAVLQIQAKPNMKASHHLADLITSWSNMQNWLAQDEQAYSTQKNTTKDLIWPTLNGQQPVMSSTAFESWNLSAKSRKPISDEEAIMKDKAPTGKMPYRLSHKPDWTSGKPLFDSKQ; encoded by the exons ATGGATCCTATCCTGGTCTACGCGGCAG GACCATGGACTCTGACGGAGAAGGATCTTCTTCTACTAACCCAAATAGAAGAAGCAGTATTACAGATCCAAGCAAAGCCCAATATGAAGGCGTCCCATCACCTAGCAGACCTTATCACCTCCTGGAGCAATATGCAGAATTGGCTTGCTCAGGACGAACAAGCATACTCCACCCAGAAAAACACGACAAAAGATCTCATATGGCCAACATTGAATGGACAGCAACCCGTAATGTCATCAACAGCCTTCGAGAGTTGGAACTTATCTGCCAAGTCAAGGAAACCGATTTCAGACGAAGAGGCCATCATGAAGGACAAAGCACCTACTGGAAAGATGCCTTACCGGCTGTCACACAAGCCCGATTGGACCTCTGGGAAACCTTTATTCGACTCCAAGCAATAA